A stretch of the Sphingobacterium thalpophilum genome encodes the following:
- a CDS encoding GntT/GntP/DsdX family permease codes for MTIVLIGISICLLILCITYLKINAFLSFLLVSILSGLCLGIAPDQLIITVEKGIAGVMGSLTLIIVLGAMLGKIVAESGAAEIIAVQMVRLMGEKYLQWGLMLTGFVVGIPLFYGIGFVLLVPLIFSIAYRYKLPAVYIGLPMLAALSVTHGFIPPHPSPVALVALFHADMGLTLIYGLLIAVPAIVLGGPLFGRYLKNMRSSHASIFQPKEEAASQEYKQPSVRISLLVAMLPVLLIILFTLLPYVLVTDHVTVLQLLKFVGSPTVVMVLAIVVATYFLGLKTGRSMTKVMAIYESAVRDIAMILLIIAGSGIFKQVMEDSGVSLLLANTLQQLPVSPLLLAWLITAVIRGCVGSATVAALTAAGVLLPMVDRGQVDPNLMVLAIGAGSLMFSHVNDAGFWLFKEYFGLSVKDTILSWSVMETIVSVVGLLAVLLLQLVLY; via the coding sequence ATGACCATCGTCCTCATTGGTATTAGCATCTGTTTGCTTATTCTCTGCATTACTTATCTAAAGATAAATGCATTTCTTTCATTTCTGCTGGTTTCTATTTTAAGCGGGCTTTGCCTGGGCATTGCTCCTGACCAGCTGATCATCACCGTGGAGAAAGGGATCGCCGGCGTCATGGGGAGTCTGACCCTGATTATTGTGCTTGGTGCGATGCTTGGTAAGATTGTCGCTGAAAGTGGGGCTGCCGAAATCATTGCTGTGCAGATGGTGCGTCTCATGGGGGAAAAGTACCTTCAATGGGGGCTGATGCTGACGGGTTTTGTTGTCGGGATACCCTTGTTCTATGGAATAGGTTTTGTCTTGCTGGTGCCTTTGATCTTCTCGATTGCCTACCGGTATAAGCTACCGGCGGTATATATTGGTCTGCCCATGCTGGCGGCATTATCTGTCACCCATGGTTTTATTCCGCCGCATCCCTCGCCGGTGGCATTGGTCGCGCTGTTTCATGCAGACATGGGGCTGACCCTGATTTATGGTCTGCTCATCGCTGTTCCCGCTATTGTTCTTGGTGGTCCGCTATTTGGCCGATACCTTAAAAATATGCGGTCCAGCCATGCATCCATCTTTCAGCCGAAGGAGGAGGCTGCTTCGCAGGAATATAAACAGCCTTCGGTCCGTATAAGCCTGTTGGTAGCTATGCTACCCGTCTTGCTGATTATCCTATTTACCTTGCTTCCTTATGTGCTTGTGACTGATCATGTGACTGTGCTGCAGCTGTTGAAGTTTGTCGGAAGCCCGACAGTGGTCATGGTACTGGCCATCGTGGTGGCCACTTATTTTCTGGGCCTGAAAACCGGACGGTCCATGACCAAAGTGATGGCGATCTACGAATCGGCAGTCAGGGATATTGCCATGATCCTGCTGATCATCGCTGGATCAGGTATTTTTAAGCAGGTCATGGAAGACAGTGGTGTGAGCTTGCTGCTGGCCAATACCCTACAGCAGCTGCCCGTATCGCCATTGCTGCTCGCTTGGCTGATTACGGCGGTAATCCGTGGCTGCGTGGGCTCGGCTACCGTGGCCGCCCTGACGGCAGCAGGAGTGCTGTTGCCTATGGTGGACCGTGGACAGGTTGACCCCAACCTGATGGTACTGGCCATTGGGGCGGGTAGCCTGATGTTTTCGCATGTCAATGACGCCGGATTCTGGCTATTTAAAGAATACTTTGGACTGAGCGTCAAAGATACCATATTGTCCTGGTCAGTCATGGAAACAATTGTTTCTGTGGTCGGGCTACTGGCGGTTTTACTTTTACAATTAGTTTTATATTAG
- a CDS encoding RidA family protein — translation MMYNADEQFEKLGLTLPPAPAPKGVYKPYVIDGKYLYLSGHGPVQDDASLIIGRIGSDMSPEEGKLAARQVGLTMLSTIKTNLGSLNSVKRVIKVLGMVNCTTDFLYHPGVINGCSELFAAVWGEENGIGTRSAVGFGSLPDNIPVEIEALFELY, via the coding sequence ATGATGTATAATGCAGATGAACAATTCGAAAAATTAGGTTTGACATTACCGCCTGCGCCTGCTCCTAAAGGGGTTTATAAACCCTATGTTATCGACGGAAAGTATCTTTATCTCTCTGGACATGGGCCGGTACAGGACGATGCGTCCCTGATCATCGGACGTATAGGCAGCGATATGAGCCCTGAGGAGGGCAAGCTGGCAGCCAGGCAGGTTGGCCTGACGATGCTGTCAACCATCAAAACAAATCTAGGCTCATTAAATAGCGTAAAACGTGTCATCAAAGTATTGGGAATGGTCAATTGTACTACAGACTTTTTATACCATCCCGGCGTTATCAACGGTTGCAGCGAGCTCTTTGCGGCCGTATGGGGTGAGGAAAACGGTATCGGGACCCGCAGTGCGGTCGGTTTCGGGTCGTTGCCGGATAATATTCCGGTGGAAATAGAAGCTCTTTTTGAATTGTATTAA
- a CDS encoding dipeptidase, with the protein MYEVEMPFVIDAHLDLSMNAMEWNRDLRLPIDELNRREAGMKDKPDRGKATVTFGELRKGNIGLVVATQIARFVRPDSTLPGWYSAEQAWAQTQGQLAWYKAMEAAGELRMICTKAALREHHALWTDGTPNARKPIGYLLSLEGADSLVDLSYLDTAYRYGLRAIGPAHYGPGRYANGTDASGRLNQQGVQLLREMERRHMILDATHLNDDAFWDAVERYDGPIWASHNNCRRFVNHNRQFSDEMITALIEKGAVIGVALDAWMMVPNWIRGQSDPRSANCSLEIMANNIDHICQLAGNVDHVGVGSDLDGAFGREQCPYDLETIADIQKVFGLLQRRGYTTGDLEKIACKNWLRFMLHVLP; encoded by the coding sequence ATGTATGAAGTAGAAATGCCATTTGTCATTGACGCTCATCTCGATTTGAGCATGAATGCTATGGAATGGAACCGGGACCTCCGTCTGCCAATCGATGAGCTCAACCGGCGCGAAGCGGGGATGAAGGACAAACCCGATAGGGGAAAGGCAACCGTCACGTTCGGAGAGTTGCGCAAAGGTAATATCGGCCTTGTCGTGGCCACGCAGATCGCCCGGTTTGTCCGCCCCGACAGCACCTTGCCGGGCTGGTACTCAGCAGAACAGGCCTGGGCGCAGACACAGGGGCAGCTCGCATGGTATAAAGCCATGGAAGCTGCGGGCGAGCTGCGGATGATCTGTACAAAAGCAGCACTTCGGGAACACCATGCATTATGGACTGATGGTACCCCCAATGCCCGCAAGCCCATTGGATATCTACTCAGTCTGGAGGGGGCGGATTCTCTGGTGGACCTCAGTTATCTTGATACTGCTTATCGGTACGGGCTACGGGCTATTGGTCCGGCCCACTACGGCCCCGGACGGTATGCCAATGGTACCGATGCTTCGGGCAGACTTAACCAACAGGGGGTACAGCTATTGCGGGAGATGGAACGGCGCCATATGATATTGGACGCCACACACCTCAATGACGACGCGTTCTGGGATGCCGTTGAACGTTATGACGGTCCTATTTGGGCAAGCCACAACAACTGCCGCAGGTTTGTCAACCACAATCGGCAGTTCAGCGACGAAATGATCACAGCCCTGATTGAGAAGGGAGCTGTCATTGGTGTGGCGCTGGATGCCTGGATGATGGTTCCGAACTGGATACGGGGCCAATCAGACCCCAGATCCGCCAACTGTTCGTTGGAAATCATGGCCAACAATATTGATCACATCTGTCAATTGGCCGGTAATGTGGACCATGTAGGCGTGGGCAGTGATCTGGATGGCGCCTTCGGCCGAGAGCAATGCCCCTATGATCTGGAGACCATAGCCGACATTCAAAAGGTTTTTGGCCTGTTGCAGCGCCGCGGGTACACGACGGGCGACCTTGAAAAGATCGCCTGTAAGAACTGGCTTCGTTTTATGCTGCATGTGCTGCCCTAG
- a CDS encoding MFS transporter, with product MTSILRFQLSLMMFLEYFIKGAWFVTLGTYLTQSLHASGLEVANIFSTQSLGAVFAPFFVGFVADRYFNAERVLAVLHLIGAVLLYAMSQAPDASHFYPYVFVYFMAYMSSLSLSNGIAFRHIEEAKRYFPAIRVWGTIGWICSGLVISYLFRWDAPEAIAQGALHNTFIMGAVCSLLLALFSLFLPKTPPKIQLKGEQFNFGKAIGLDALSLLKQKSFLIFFVTAIVICIPISFYYQNANPFLVNVGMPNPTAKMALGQFSEAICLLLIPFFFRQLGYKKMILLGIAAWALRYLFFAFGDGQEKAFLLIIGIVLHGICYDFMFVVGQIYTDRIAGEKYKASAQGLITIAMYGVGMLIGFWVAGGVSDYLKKTYSQQFWEYLWFIPAGISLFCLFLFALFFKEVKSGRPASD from the coding sequence ATGACTTCAATATTACGTTTTCAACTGTCCCTGATGATGTTTCTGGAATATTTTATTAAAGGGGCCTGGTTTGTCACGCTAGGGACCTATCTGACCCAGTCGCTACATGCTTCGGGCCTGGAAGTTGCCAATATTTTTTCGACCCAGTCGCTGGGCGCCGTATTTGCACCTTTTTTTGTGGGTTTTGTTGCAGACCGTTATTTTAATGCGGAGCGTGTGCTGGCAGTCCTGCACCTTATTGGTGCGGTCTTGTTGTATGCCATGTCACAGGCGCCGGACGCTAGCCATTTCTATCCCTATGTATTTGTGTATTTTATGGCCTATATGTCTTCACTGTCCCTGTCCAACGGCATCGCGTTCCGACATATTGAAGAAGCCAAACGGTATTTTCCCGCCATACGGGTCTGGGGCACAATAGGCTGGATCTGTTCAGGGCTGGTGATCAGTTATCTTTTCCGCTGGGATGCTCCTGAAGCGATCGCGCAGGGAGCTCTGCATAATACTTTTATTATGGGGGCAGTTTGTTCGCTTCTGCTGGCTCTATTTAGCCTGTTTCTCCCCAAAACTCCACCTAAAATACAGCTTAAAGGTGAACAGTTTAATTTTGGTAAAGCCATTGGTCTGGATGCCCTGAGCTTATTGAAACAGAAAAGCTTCCTGATCTTCTTTGTCACGGCGATCGTCATCTGTATTCCGATATCCTTTTATTATCAGAATGCCAATCCCTTTCTGGTCAATGTAGGCATGCCTAATCCGACAGCGAAAATGGCCTTGGGACAGTTTTCCGAAGCGATCTGTCTGCTGTTGATTCCTTTTTTCTTCCGGCAGCTGGGATATAAGAAAATGATTTTGCTTGGCATTGCTGCCTGGGCTCTGCGGTATCTTTTCTTTGCTTTCGGCGATGGACAGGAGAAAGCCTTTTTATTGATCATCGGTATAGTCCTACACGGCATATGTTACGATTTTATGTTTGTGGTCGGACAGATTTACACTGACCGTATTGCGGGGGAGAAATACAAGGCATCGGCTCAGGGACTGATTACCATCGCCATGTATGGCGTAGGGATGCTGATCGGCTTCTGGGTGGCCGGTGGGGTTTCGGATTACCTGAAAAAGACCTATTCCCAGCAGTTTTGGGAGTATCTCTGGTTTATTCCGGCAGGAATTTCATTGTTCTGCTTATTTTTGTTTGCTCTTTTTTTTAAAGAGGTGAAGAGCGGGCGGCCGGCTTCGGACTGA
- a CDS encoding D-TA family PLP-dependent enzyme, which translates to MENWYRINNAEQLDSPALLVYPDRIVQNIDRAIEWVGGDVSRLRPHIKTNKCKEVCQLLLQRGITKFKCATIAEAELLGRIGAADVLLAYQPVGPKADRLLKLAKAFPDTRYACLIDNVAVAEQLSKQSVQAEHRLGVYIDVNVGMGRTGLSLEKLERLVMDIQLLEGIQLLGVHGYDGHIHDVDYDRRRQQSQQAYDLLETAYLLAQVSTSLPLTKIIGGSPSFPFHARRTDVECSPGTFVFWDFGYQQYAEQNFLLAAVLLCRVISIPDQHHLCLDLGYKSVASESPQPRVRFFDNRIRGIKMQSEEHLVVEVDNSTDFKIGAEFYCVPRHICPTVACYSDLHAVHQAEADEVWPVFARNRKINY; encoded by the coding sequence ATGGAAAATTGGTATCGTATAAACAATGCAGAGCAGCTTGATTCTCCAGCCCTGCTGGTATATCCCGACCGCATTGTGCAAAATATTGACCGAGCCATCGAATGGGTGGGGGGTGATGTGTCCAGGTTACGGCCTCACATCAAAACCAACAAATGCAAGGAGGTCTGCCAGCTGCTGCTGCAGCGGGGAATAACCAAGTTTAAATGTGCCACTATTGCCGAAGCCGAACTGCTGGGTCGAATAGGAGCTGCAGATGTGCTCCTCGCATATCAACCCGTTGGACCCAAAGCTGACCGCCTGCTTAAGCTTGCAAAGGCCTTTCCGGACACACGATATGCCTGCCTGATCGACAATGTGGCCGTGGCAGAGCAGCTTTCCAAACAAAGCGTACAAGCGGAGCATCGTCTAGGGGTATACATTGATGTCAATGTCGGGATGGGACGTACTGGGCTGTCTCTTGAGAAGCTGGAGCGCCTCGTGATGGATATACAGCTGCTGGAGGGGATTCAGCTGCTTGGTGTGCATGGTTATGATGGACACATCCACGATGTGGACTATGACCGGCGCAGACAGCAGAGTCAGCAAGCCTACGATCTGCTGGAGACAGCCTACCTCCTCGCACAGGTGTCCACTTCGCTACCGCTCACCAAAATCATCGGTGGTTCGCCAAGTTTTCCTTTCCATGCGCGACGGACCGACGTGGAATGTAGTCCGGGGACTTTTGTGTTCTGGGATTTCGGCTATCAGCAGTATGCGGAGCAGAACTTTCTGCTTGCGGCTGTTTTACTTTGCCGCGTGATCTCCATTCCAGATCAACATCATCTCTGTCTCGACCTGGGCTACAAATCCGTGGCCAGCGAATCGCCTCAGCCACGTGTCCGGTTTTTTGACAACCGGATCCGGGGAATTAAAATGCAGAGCGAAGAACATCTAGTGGTGGAGGTGGATAACAGTACCGATTTTAAAATAGGCGCGGAGTTCTACTGTGTGCCCAGACATATCTGTCCTACTGTGGCCTGCTATAGTGATTTGCATGCAGTCCATCAGGCTGAAGCAGATGAGGTCTGGCCTGTATTTGCGCGCAATAGAAAAATAAATTATTGA